The stretch of DNA GCCAATTTGGGTTGTTGTACTGCTACTTCCATTTCCTTTGTTTACTACCGATTAATAATATCGGCGAAAACAGCAGGTAGTAAAACACGAGTAAAACATCAAGGAAGGGAATCCAAGGGATTAGGATATGTTCATGGAACCGCTTCAGGATGCGCGAATACAAGATGGAGACTACCACTATTCTCACCAAGTAAGTCAAAATTGTGAATGAGCACCACTCAGGTGTAGCTAATAGCAACAGTCCACATACGTAGTGCGTGATCAGACTAGCAGGTATCCCGGCTAGTAGCAGCACATGTAGGGGCTTGTATTGGCCACCCGTTGTTAAGTGTCTCGATTTTTGGTTATAGTAGCCTCGCCAGCTGCGCTTAGGCGTTGAATAAACCCAAGCGTCTGGATGTAAAGAGACGGTAGTATTGTCACCGTCGGCTGCCTCGTTGATGAACAAATCGTCATCGCCAGAAGCAACGTGAGCATGCCGATCAAAACCTCCGATACGTTGAAACAACGATTTACGGTAAGCTAAATTACGGCCTACGCCCATGTAAGGTAATCCCACGAATGAAAAGGAAAGGTAGTGGATAGCGGTGTTTAGAGTCTCAAAGCGAATGATTGTATTTAGTAAGCTTTTTTCTTTGACATATGGACCATAGCCTAATACAATGTCTTTTCTTGGTAGGAAAACGGATTGCATTCGATTTAGCCAGTTGGTGCTAGCGGGTCGACAATCAGCATCGGTCAAGAGTAATATGTCAAACTGAGCAGCTTCTATGCCCAATTGTAATGCAGCTTTTTTACCAGCGTGCATTTTTTTTCCCACGTTTACAAGCGCTAATATCTTACAATTATTTTGAAAATCCAAAATTATTTTTTCAGTTTCATCAGAAGAGTCATCATTTACGACGATTATTTCAAAGGAACGGTAGTTTTGATTTATGATGTGGGGCAAATTTTTTTTTAAATTTTCTGCTTCATTCCTCGCACATATAATAATAGAGACGGGTTGCGCTTCTCCTTGATTTACAGGGGTTTCATCTTCCTTAGGGTAAAAAGCAAGGCGGGAGAAGATGCCTATCCAGTACCCCAATTGGATGATGGTCGCAATGATAAAAAGGCAGGCAATGCTATCTATAATCATTGCTTATTTTTTTTTAGCTGAGTTATTATTTTTTTGCCTTCTTCTGGTTTTATAAGCAAGCCATATAATATAGCTGTAAAAAAAGTGAACATCGCATATACCAGCGCAGGCTTTAGTATTTCTTCGTTGGCCAACAAGGTTCCACCGATCAGAAAGGCCAGTGAGGTATTTTGAATGCCTACTTCAACACCCAGGGTAATTTGATCCTCCTTTTTCAACTTCAGCACGAAATAAGCGACACTAAACCCCGCGAATAAATTCAAAAAATTCCCTAATATAGAATAAGGAAGTATTTGCCGTATTTCATCCATGGTAATCCCCGTCCCGCCAGCCTCTTCTGTTGCCAGGAATTTTACCAGAAAAAGGATAGCCAATAAAATAAGGGTAATCCATTTGAGTGGCATCTTTATCTGATCTGCCAAAACAGTGTAGTATTTTCTAATACCCACCCCAATGAATACGGGCAAAATAATAATGGTTACAATTTGCTGTATCGTCTCCAAGAATGGAAGGGACATATCCGTTGAAGTACCATAAAAATGTTGTAAACCCAAATTGACAATAAGCGGAATAGAAAATAATGCGATAAAACTGTTGGTAACCGTTAAGCAAATAGACAAAGCAGCATTCGCATTTAATAAATAGGTGATAAAATTAGAGGTAGTCCCTCCCGGACACGTAGACAATACAACAATGCCTAATTTATAGGGCAATGGTAAGGCGGCCAAACTAGCTATCGCAAAGGCCAAACTAGGCAATACCAAAAGCTGTAAACATATACCGCCAAGGAAAGCCTTGGGCCTCGAAAAGGTATATACGAAGTCCTTCCATCTTAGAGACATCCCCACGCTAAGCATTATAAAGGCCAAAATGCCTCCAATCAGTATATCAACAACATTCATCTATTTCGGCATCGTTTGTACATTAAGTTCCCCCTTATTACCCCCAATTTTAAGGACCTAATGGCATGAAATATTCACAACAAGACATTTTGTCATTGTTTTCTTAACAAACACGACACTTTGTCACTTAAATACTGCTTTTATCTATACTTGGTATGGGTATTGATTTAGGAAGGATAAAAGTGAACAAAAAAATAATAAATCATGAACTTAGTAAAATTCAAACCAGCAGCAACTTGGTCTACATTTGACCAGCTTTTTGATGGCCTACTAAAGGATGTCACCACTACATTGGGTACCGATGGTTTCGTAGGGTCTCGACCAGCAGTAAACATTAGTGAAAACAAAGAAAGTTTTCTTCTTGAATTGGCCGCACCGGGCCTCAACAAAGAAGACTTCAAAGTAAGTGTAGAAAAAAACATGCTTACTGTCGCGGCCAATAAAGAAACAAAATCTGAAGAAGGAAACCAATACCGAAGGAGAGAGTTCAACTATTTATCTTTCAAAAGGTCTTTCCACCTGCCTTCGAGTATTGATGCGAATGCCATTAATGCTACCTATGAAAATGGGGTACTTTACCTAACGCTTTCAAAAAAAGAAGAAGCGAAGGAAAAACCTGCAAGATTAATCGAAATTGTCTAACCAGACTGCCCCAAAACAAATGGGAATTGAGGTAAACTGGTAATAATGACATTTATGTGACGATTTTGGCAGCTTGTATTACAACAAAATATCCTTAAAAGTGGTATTAATAGTAGGATATCAAGCAAGCATTTTATTCAGTGCGTTTATTGGAATGCACTTTTAAAATAAGTTAGTTAATAGGGTTTTAGGTGTTTAATTGTTGGGCTGAAGTAACCTTACTTCAGCCTTTTTTTGTGCACAAAAAGAAAGCCTGGACAGTCCCCACCGCCAGGCTTCTAAAATCCAACTTCAAAAGGAGTGAAATTCTTTTATGGCGCAAAGGCCCGTTCCATTTTTGGCGTGCATACCTCATGCAAGGAATACAAATATTCCATATATGGCGCACCAAACAGGGAACGGCCAGTATACCATGATATAAAGAGGGGGGATCTTTTGAAAAAAAACGTAAGTTGCTATTGCTCCGGATGTGCTATACGCCGTCGGAAAAATTGGAGATGCTAATAAAAAGGGTGTGTGTTTGTTTTATTTTTCAGCTTACAAAGCTAAATAACATTTTGATTTATTCAAAATTTCGCAGGCAAAACTTACGATAAGGCGCAGGTGTTGTAGCGCTCACCAATCCTATCTACTTAGTAATGGTAAAACAATTTGATGGGCCCTTTTTCCGCCATACTGCGTTACTCGATCGGTCACTTGCGAAGATAGGCTGCAGCGGCATCGAGTTCTCTGTAAAAATCTTCTCCATATTTTCGGATTAGTGCCTCTTTTACAAATTTGTAAACAGGCACCTGTTCTTTTTTACCCAACTGGCAGGCCGCCGAGCAGATATCCCATTTATCATAATTGAGGGCTTCAAACCCTGTTTCTTTATTCTCATCAACTCTTATCGGATAAAGGTGGCAAGAGATGGGCTTCTTAAAATCTGTTGCGCCATCAAGATAGGCTTGCTCAATTCCACATTTGGCTATCCCCAATTCATCATATACGAGATAAGCGCAGGCTCCATTTTTTAAAAGGGGCGTTCCATATTCTTTAGCTTCTTCATAATAGGTAAATAAGCCTTCCTCTTGCAAAACCGCCTTCCCTTCAGGGTTCAGGTAGGGTTCAATCTGGTCATAAATCTCACCAAGTAACAGCAGTTCAGCAGCCTCCAAGGGTGCTCCCCAGTCTCCTTCCCAACAACATGCACCTTTGCAGGCATTCAGATTACAAACAAATTGCTCCTCTACAATATCATTGCTTACAAGAATATCACTAATAACTAACATGCCAATCTATTTTTATGGATTCTTCGACAAATCTCCAACTGCAGTTGACCGCAAAAATTGTTAAAGAAGGACAAAAGTGAAGATGATGAAGTTGCAAGCTAAAGAAAATAAGCAAAAAGTGTAAATTAGCAGCCAGTATTCTATTTCATCATTTTGTTTCTAAAGCAGATTGATCAAAAAAAAACATATGAGAAAAATAATTTTCTGCGCTTTATGGCTATTAATCGTCGTGTCTACTCAAGCACAAAGCAATGTCGATTTTGATAAAGTCACCTTAGCTACTGCTGAATTGACAGCACAATACAATTTAAATCAAGTACAGCAAATTGAGGTAAAAAAGGTGATGGAAACAAGTCAGCGAAACCTTACAGAGATTGCCCCTTACCAAACAAGTAACCCAAGCGTCTACCTCGCCAAAAAGCGGGCCATCAGAGAATACGTGGAAGGCAAATTAAAACTAATCCTTAAAGATACCCAGTTAAGCATATTGGAAAAAAAGCAAGCCGATCGGCATTTGGCAGAGCGACAGCTGCGAAAGCAGATGAAAGGTGCCACTTCTGCCGAAATTGAATTAGCATTACTAGAGATGGAAAAGTAACGATTCATCCAGTTTTCTAGAAGGTTGAGGCAAAGACTGAATAAAATAATAAAGATTCAAGGGCCCTCTCTATTTACTAGGTGAAATTTTGGTATATTTAGCCCTCTTTCGGCGGGAAATCCCTGTATAATAATTTTAAGAAGTAAAACATTTTTTGTTTTTCAGTTATTTAACCAAAGAACCTAACTGGATAAAACGTTGCATTTTTTTTAACTATAAAAAATAATAGAACACTGTTGATGGATCCCTTAAAGCAAAAATTTATAGAA from Saprospiraceae bacterium encodes:
- a CDS encoding glycosyltransferase, which gives rise to MIIDSIACLFIIATIIQLGYWIGIFSRLAFYPKEDETPVNQGEAQPVSIIICARNEAENLKKNLPHIINQNYRSFEIIVVNDDSSDETEKIILDFQNNCKILALVNVGKKMHAGKKAALQLGIEAAQFDILLLTDADCRPASTNWLNRMQSVFLPRKDIVLGYGPYVKEKSLLNTIIRFETLNTAIHYLSFSFVGLPYMGVGRNLAYRKSLFQRIGGFDRHAHVASGDDDLFINEAADGDNTTVSLHPDAWVYSTPKRSWRGYYNQKSRHLTTGGQYKPLHVLLLAGIPASLITHYVCGLLLLATPEWCSFTILTYLVRIVVVSILYSRILKRFHEHILIPWIPFLDVLLVFYYLLFSPILLIGSKQRKWK
- a CDS encoding bile acid:sodium symporter, which codes for MNVVDILIGGILAFIMLSVGMSLRWKDFVYTFSRPKAFLGGICLQLLVLPSLAFAIASLAALPLPYKLGIVVLSTCPGGTTSNFITYLLNANAALSICLTVTNSFIALFSIPLIVNLGLQHFYGTSTDMSLPFLETIQQIVTIIILPVFIGVGIRKYYTVLADQIKMPLKWITLILLAILFLVKFLATEEAGGTGITMDEIRQILPYSILGNFLNLFAGFSVAYFVLKLKKEDQITLGVEVGIQNTSLAFLIGGTLLANEEILKPALVYAMFTFFTAILYGLLIKPEEGKKIITQLKKNKQ
- a CDS encoding Hsp20/alpha crystallin family protein; this encodes MNLVKFKPAATWSTFDQLFDGLLKDVTTTLGTDGFVGSRPAVNISENKESFLLELAAPGLNKEDFKVSVEKNMLTVAANKETKSEEGNQYRRREFNYLSFKRSFHLPSSIDANAINATYENGVLYLTLSKKEEAKEKPARLIEIV
- a CDS encoding DUF3109 family protein is translated as MLVISDILVSNDIVEEQFVCNLNACKGACCWEGDWGAPLEAAELLLLGEIYDQIEPYLNPEGKAVLQEEGLFTYYEEAKEYGTPLLKNGACAYLVYDELGIAKCGIEQAYLDGATDFKKPISCHLYPIRVDENKETGFEALNYDKWDICSAACQLGKKEQVPVYKFVKEALIRKYGEDFYRELDAAAAYLRK